A genomic stretch from Silurus meridionalis isolate SWU-2019-XX chromosome 1, ASM1480568v1, whole genome shotgun sequence includes:
- the gnat1 gene encoding guanine nucleotide-binding protein G(t) subunit alpha-1, which produces MGAGASAEEKHSRELEKKLKEDADKDARTVKLLLLGAGESGKSTIVKQMKIIHKDGYSLEECLEFITIIYSNTLQSIMAIVKAMNTLNISYGDAAQQDNARKLMHLADTIEEGTMPKEMSDIILQLWKDTGIQACFDRASEYQLNDSAGYYLNDLERLIQPGYVPTEQDVLRSRVKTTGIIETQFSFKDLNFRMFDVGGQRSERKKWIHCFEGVTCIIFIAALSAYDMVLVEDDEVNRMHESLHLFNSICNHRYFATTSIVLFLNKKDVFLEKIKKAHLSMCFPEYDGPNTYEDAGNYIKLQFLDLNMRRDIKEIYSHMTCATDTENVKFVFDAVTDIIIKENLKDCGLF; this is translated from the exons ATGGGGGCTGGGGCAAGCGCTGAGGAAAAGCATTCCCGTGAGCTAGAGAAGAAGCTAAAGGAAGATGCTGACAAGGATGCCAGGACTGTCAAACTACTGTTACTAG GTGCTGGTGAGTCAGGGAAGAGCACAATTGTCAAACAGATGAA AATTATCCACAAAGATGGTTACTCCCTGGAAGAGTGCCTGGAGTTCATTACTATCATCTACAGCAACACTTTGCAATCAATCATGGCTATTGTAAAGGCTATGAACACACTCAACATCAGCTATGGAGATGCTGCCCAGCAG GACAATGCCAGGAAGCTGATGCACTTAGCTGACACTATTGAAGAGGGCACCATGCCCAAGGAGATGTCAGATATTATTCTGCAGTTGTGGAAAGACACTGGCATCCAAGCATGCTTTGACAGAGCCTCGGAATACCAGCTTAACGACTCAGCTGGATA CTATTTAAATGATTTGGAAAGGTTGATCCAGCCTGGCTATGTCCCCACTGAGCAGGATGTACTAAGATCTCGAGTTAAGACAACTGGTATCATTGAGACTCAGTTTTCCTTCAAGGACCTCAACTTCAG GATGTTTGATGTAGGAGGTCAGCGCTCGGAGCGAAAGAAATGGATCCACTGCTTTGAGGGTGTCACCTGCATTATCTTCATCGCTGCTCTGAGTGCTTATGACATGGTACTGGTGGAGGATGATGAAGTG AACCGAATGCACGAGAGTCTGCACTTGTTCAACAGTATCTGCAACCACCGCTACTTCGCCACAACTTCCATTGTACTCTTCCTAAACAAGAAAGATGTCTTCCTTGAGAAGATCAAGAAGGCCCATTTAAGCATGTGCTTCCCTGAATATGATG gacCAAACACATATGAAGACGCTGGTAACTACATAAAGCTGCAGTTCTTGGACCTGAATATGCGGCGAGATATCAAAGAAATCTACTCGCACATGACTTGTGCCACAGACACAGAGAACGTGAAGTTTGTGTTCGATGCCGTGACAGACATTATCATCAAAGAAAACCTCAAGGACTGTGGACTCTTTTAA